The following DNA comes from Bacteroidia bacterium.
ACTCTGTCAGCAGCCGGTCGCGGGTTGCATAAAAGTTATTCGACGCTTTCAGATAATTCTGGACTGAGATCTCAAATTGTGTTTTTGAAGCATCCAGCTGTAGCTTTGAACCGGCGTTCTCTTTATAAAGGTTCTGGTAGCGCTGGTAATTGACCGAGTCGAGTTCATACTTCGCGCGGGCTGAGGCAAGGTCCTGTTTCAGGGCTTTCAGCAGGGGAGAATCATCCGACGCGTTGCGCCCGGCCAGTTCCAGAAGGTTTTTCGCCGCGGTAACATTCAGCTCACTCACTTCGCTTTTTATAGTGATCAGCGCCTGTCCCACCCGTATGCTGTCGCCCACCTTCACATGAATCTTTTCCACGTACCCGGGCAGTTTGCTGTAAACCTTATATCCGTTTTCAGGAAAGATCTTCCCTGAAGCATACACAGCCTGCACCAGGTCGCGTCGAACGGGAGTTATCACCTCTCCTTTTCTGCCGCAGGATACCAGCAGCAGAATGGTAAGAGGGAAGAGCAGAAATTGTTTCGTCATCATTTTTTAAATATCCTTAAAACCGGCACTAACAGCGGAACGTAACGTAAGCCCCCCGGCATTCCGAAATGTGTGAGCGTTGCGATGGCTTTTTGTTTTCCGCTTTCCATGATCAGGTACAGTGCAGGCACAATAATCAGCGTAATGATCGTTGCGAAACCAAGCCCGAAGATCATCGTCCAGGATAAAGGCCCCCAGAAGGCCACACTGTCTCCGCCGAAGAATATTTTCGGATCACCGGTGCTGAACAGTGACGCGAAGTCAATATTGAATCCCACAGCAAGGGGAATAAGTCCCAGAATGGTAGCGGTGGCGGTCAGGATCACGGGCGTCATACGGGTTTTCCCGGCTTCCACAACCGCGGCGGTTATCTCCCTTCCTTCGGCCCGGAGCACATCGGTAAATTCAACCAGGAGTATACCGTTACGAACTACAATGCCGGCCAGGGCCACAATTCCAACCCCTGCCATGATGGTGGAAATAGTCCATCCTGTAATCGCATAGCCCAGGCAGAATCCGATGATGCTTAGCACAATCTCTGAAAGAATGAGGAAAGGTTTACCAAAGGAGTTGAACTGTGTTACAAGAATCATAAAAATCAGCCCCAGCGAGATCAGCAGTGCGTTGCCAAGAAATCCCATGGTCTCGGCCTGTTCTTCCTGCTCCCCGGTCATGATGATCTGTACGCCGGGAGGTGCATTGAAACGCTTCACTGCTTTTTCAACATTTGCTACCACCGAGAAGGGGTCAAAATCTTTCAGCACGTTGGAGGAAAGGGTAACCACGCGTTTTTGAGATTTACGCTTGATACCGCCGAAGGTATAATCGTAATAAATATCCACGAAGGCTGAAAGAGGTACATTACGGATCATCCCACCCATATTCATATCGCGGTAGGTAATGGTGATGTTCTTCAGCTTGTCAATTTCATTGCGCTGATCGAAGCGGTAGCGGAGCTGAATGGGAAACTCTTCATTGGCTTCTCTGTATTTGCTGGCTTCTTTTCCAAAAACGGCATTGCGGATTTCCATGCCGATCTGGGCTGTGGATATTCCTTCACGGTTAGCACGTTCTCTGTTGATATCGAATACCAGTTCGGGTTTGTTACTTTGCAGATCACTCTTTAACTGTTCTACTCCGGCAATTTCCAGCGAATCGAGGTAGCGTTTTAACCGGGCGGATGCTTTGGTAAGTACGTCGAACTCTTCTCCGCGCACTTCAATGGTAATGGGCTTGGCTACGGGCGGTCCGTTTTGTTCTTGTGTTACTGTTATTTCCGCACCGGGGAGTCCCTTCAGCGCGTCACGCACATCTTTCAGGAAAGGTGAGGTGGAAACGCCGTGCCGTTCGGAAAAGCGAACGAAAGCTACCGCCAGGCGTCCTTTATTCGGATATTGCCCCTGGTCTTCGTCGGCGGGATCCGTTACACTGATCGTAACATTGGTGATAATGGAAGTAATCAGATCCTTTTTGCCTTCAAATACTCTGTTCACCCGTCCCTCTACTTCTTTCATTACCTCGTTCGTGCGCGCAGGGTCGGTGCCTACGGGTAAACTTACATATACATAAATGAAATTAGGGTCGGAGGAAGGAAAGAAAACCACATCGGGTTTCCGTAAGGCAACTGCAATAATACTAACAAAGAATAAACCAATTGTGAATCCGATAATTCTCCACGGTTTACGGATGGCGGCACTCAGGATGCGTGCGTACTTTTCCTGTACGGCCGGCCAGGTTTTTTCCTGAAACCGGTATACAACGGAGGCAAGCACAAATTTGTAAAACAAATGCAGCAGAAGCACCGTAAAGGTAAACAGACCGAGACCGGTGTTTCCGGCCAGGAGGAAGAGGAGGGCGAGGGAGGAGAAAACAATAGCAATCACTTTCGTGCCTTTCGTCCACTTCTTCTTCGGCGCCCCGTCCTCGTGCTTTCCCATAAAATCCACTGCGAACACCGGATTGATGATATAGGCTACGAAGAGCGACGCAAGCAGGGTAATGATCAACGTGATGGGAAGATAGAACATGAATTTCCCGATCATTCCGGTCCAGAAGGCGAGGGGTACAAAAGGCGCCAGCGTGGTTAGTGTACCGGACAGCACCGGAAGGAAAACTTCACCCGCAGCCGCTTTGGCAGCTTCTGCAATTCCGGTTTTTCTCTGTTTATAAATGCGGTGTGTGTTTTCAATGACCACAATGGCATCGTCTACTACAATACCCAGCGCCAGCAGGAAAGCGAAGAGTACGATCATGTTCAGTGTGAAACCGAGCCCGGGCATCACAAGAAAGGCAATGAACATAGACAGGGGCACCGACAGGGCTACGAAGAAGGCATTCGTGGCACCCATGAAGAACATCAGGATCACCAGCACCAGCACAAAACCGATGATGATGGTATTGATGAGATCGTGCAGCGTTACCCTGGTCTGATCTGCCTGGTTATTGGTGATAACCATGTTCAGGTCGCCCGGAACGGTTTTTCCTTTCAGATCAACGATGAGTTGTTCTATATTATCGGATGCGCTGATGAGATTTTCACCGGCACGTTTCACAACGTTGAGAGTAATCACATTCTTGCCGTCGAGCCGTGCATAGCTTTCCTGTTCCTTGAATCCGTCTACTATTTCGGCCACATCTCGGAGATAGATATGCCCTCCGGCCTGTGAATTCACCACAAGGTTCTCCAGCTGCTCAATGGAGGTGAATTGTCCTTTCACACTGATCGTTCGCTGCTGACCGTCCATCTTAACGGTACCTCCCGAAATATTCATATTCTCAAAGGCGATGGCTCTTTCAATGTCGCCCATGGTCAGCTGGGTGGCTTTGAGGGCATTCATGTCAATGTTGATCTGAATCTCGCGGTCCAGCGCACCGATCATATCCACACGGCTGATCTCCTTCATGCTTTCCACACGGTCTTTTACCTCTTCGGCGTAGTTTTTCAGCTGGGCCAGTGAATAGTTCCCTGAAATATTCACGTTCATAATAGGGAACTCGGAAAAATTCAGTTCGAAGATGGTGGGCTCCGCCGGAAGGTCCTGCGGCAACTCCGTGCGTGCCTTGTCTACTGCGTCTTTTACTTTCGACTTGGCGGAAGCCATATCAAAGTCGGAGTTGAACTCCACCACCACGGTACAGTAATCCTGAAAACTCTGGCTCGTCATTTTCTTGATCCCGGAAACGGCTTTCAGCTGTTTTTCCAGCGGTTTAGCCACCAGGTTCTCCATGTTGGCAGGGGAGGTACCCGGATAGATCACCGAAATGTAAAACTTCGGAATCTTGATCTCGGGGAAATTTTCTTTGGGCAGGGCCTGATACGCCATCAGACCGGCAAGGGTAATGATCACCGTGAAGATATAGATGCTGATCCGGTTATCAATCGCCCAACTCGAGGGCCTGAACTCTTTTTTCAAAAGGTCTTTCATAGGATCGCTCACTCCGGTTTAACTTTTATGACATCACCTCCGTTTAGTTCCTGGAACCCCGTGACTATAAGACGGTCTCCTTCCTTGAGTCCCTGCGTTACTTCGATCCGCCCCCTGTATTTTTTCCCCGTAAGAATCACCACTTTCTTCGCCGTGTTGCCGTCTGCCACCATCACGTATTCCGTTCCGTCTTCTCCTTTCATAATCACCGAGGAGGAAATCACAATGCCCGGGGCGGGCGACACATAATCGGCGATACGCAGCACGGCAATCATGTTGGGATGATATTCTTTTTTGTTGTCAAGCATCATTTCCGCCGTAAAGGTCCTGTTCAGGGGATTGATAACGCGCGCGGCATAACTCAGTTTGCCGGTCACGGAATCTTTCATATCCGGAAAATAAACGAACACCTCATTGCCGGTTTTCACTTTCCCTGCGTACGACTCGGGCACTTCTGCTTTTACTTTCATGCCGTTAAAGTTCACTACGGTTACCACCGGCATGCCCGGGCCAAGCATTTGTCCCACCTTCGCATATACTGCATCAATGGTTCCGTCTATCGGCGAAGTGATGCGGGTGAGTTCGAGCTGCTCCTGTAACGACTGCATTTTTTTCTCCAGTCCCTCTTTCTGACTCTTTGCGGCGAGGTATTGTACTTCCGTGCCAATCTTCTGATCCCAGAGGTTCTTTTGTTTCTCATACAGTGTATTCGCGAGGTCCAGCGCGGTTTGCAGCTCAGCGATTCCTTTCAGAATGATCTTGCTGTCGGTTTCCGCCAGCAGCTGTCCTTTATTTACCTGCTGACCTGCCTTTACCAGCACTTTCGTTACGTTTCCGCCGATTTCCGCAGAGAGCAGAATGTTTTCTTCTGCGTCTACCATGCCCTGCACTTCCACGTAATTGCGGAAAATCTCCGCCTTCAGGGTTTGTACCAGCACCAGATGTCCGTGATCCGCAGTGGAATCGGTTCCGTTGCTTTTGAGTTGCGCTTCCAGTTCACGGATGGCGGTCTCAATTTCGGCTTTTTTAACTTTTAATTGGTCCAGTTCAGCCTGCGGATCTGATGTGCATCCGGCCAGCAGCAATGACAGTGAAAAGAAGGCGATGGAAATGTTCAGATTCATAACGGTTATTTAAGAGTTCCTTTTGCTTTTTCTAATTCGAGTTTGGATATATAATAATCGTAAAGAGCAGAGAAGTAATTCGTCTGCGCCTCACGGTAGGAGGTTTGGGCGTCAATCACTTCCAGGTTAGAGCCTACACCCTGGTCGTATTTCTTTTTGGAAACATCATAGACGTTTTTGGCCAGTTCCATATTTTTTTTCTGGGTGGTCAGCGAAAGAATCGCATTGTTGTAGTTTACGGCCGCAGCTTTTACTTCCAGACGGATGGCATTCTCGAGGTTTTTAATAGTGTTTTCTGTGATCATCCGGTTGATCTTCGATTGCTGCATGCGGTAGTACTTCTGCCCGCCGTTGAAAATGGGAACGTTCAGCGTTACTCCAACAATGGTCATGGGATACCAGTCGTGCCCGTCACTGAAATCAAAGAAATCAAACTCATTGCGCTGGGCGGTAAGGTTAAAAGTGCCATAGGCAACAAGGCTGGGGAGGTAGGACATTTTGTGGCGGCGCAACTCCAGCGTATTCAGTCGTAACTGCGATTGCATCAGGGCATATTCGCTTCTTGCGCCGAAATCCGGATTCGGCCCGTCCGGAGTTTCGGGCTGTGGCGAATCCACCGGGTCCAGTTTGTCCTTCAGCTCAATGGGCTGGGTAACATCCATGCCCATCTGGAATTTCAGGAGCGCCTCGGCAATACCGATCAGTTTTCCCACCTTCTCCTGCTCGGTAACCAGGTTGTTGTAAATAACTTCCACACGGTCCACATCAATTTTTTCTACAAAGCCGTTCTGGTGAAGCACACGGGTGTCATCCAGCAGTTTTTTAACTTTTTCCGCATTGGCCTTCAGCAACTCAAGTCTTTCCCTGTTCACCAGCACGGAATAATACGCTTTGCTCACGGCCAGCGCGGTCTCCACCCGTGCACGTTCAAGATTTTTCCGGGCCAGCGAATTGAATTCCGAAGATGCCTGCAGCGCTATCAGATAGTCGGAACTGAACAGCAGCTGCGATACGTTGATGCCCGCATTCGCATTGTATTGCAAACCGAATTTAACGGGGATGTATGTGCCCGGAGGCAGCATGAAAAATTCACCGGGCATCAGCTGCGTGGGAATATCAAGATAATCCTTTATGTCAAAACTCCCGCTGATCTGGGGAAGCCCCATCCCGGTTACTTCTTTTTGCTTCGCCCTGTTAAGCTGCTCTTCCAGCTGGGCGTTCAGTACACTGTACTGATGTGTATAAGCGAATTCTACCGCCTCTTTCAGGGTGAACGCCTGCTGGGCAGTGAGTACGGGTCCGGTGAGTAACAAGATCCAGAGGATCAGCTTCCGTGTGGTCATGTGTTTATTCATCTTCAGCAACCTGCTTGTATTTATTAATGAGTTTGTGTCCTTTCAGCGTGCAGATCCCGTACAGGAAATGTTCCAGCAGGGCAACCTGGATCTCGAGCAAGCTATGTTTGCACGGTGGAAAAACGGCGGGATTAAATCCCATCTCCACCTGCTCGATCCGCATTCTCGCCATAATGTGGGTGTTCACATCCGGCCTCACCGTTCCTTCCGCTTTCCCGTCTTCAATATTTTTTTCAATCACCCCCAGCATAAAGCTGTTCTTGAAATCTGTAAATATCTTCCAGGCTTTGGGATGGTATTTTTGAAGATCATAAAATACGGAGGGATTCATCCGCGAGAACATCTCCGTCATGTGCCGCATGATACCGAAGACCTGTTCGATCATATTGCGGTCCGGACTGCAGATGGTACAGATCTCCTGTTTATCCCAGGTTAGCTTGGCTTCCATCAGCGCCGTAACAATCTCGTCCTTGTCAGAGAACGACTGGTAAATGGTTTTTTTCGACATGCCCAGGTGGTTGGCAATGTCATCCATCGTTACCGAGCGGATCCCGTTCCGGAAGAAGAGTTCCTGCGCCCCATGTAGTATTCTTTCTTTGGTCATATTCCTGCTGACAATGCAAAACTATGGAAACAATAAACACGCGCAGAGTTTCCATAGAAATTTTATTCTCCTGTTAATCAGCAGGTTAATATTAGGTGTTAAAACACGCAAATAAAAAAGGCCTCCTTTTCGGGAGGCCTTAAGCAGGAGGCAGAAGCGGTTTTAGTAGGTGATAACCTTTTTGTATGCATCGGCTTTTCCGTTGGAAACTTCCAGCATATAGATGCCTTTTCCGGAAGCGGAAATGTTGATCTGCCGGTGGTAATTTCCGGAAAAATCTCCCATCTTTTCTTCAAAGACCACCTGTCCGATGGAATTATAAATTCGGATCGTGTAATCGTCTTTCGCCAGGGTTTCAAAGTTCAGTTCAAACTGGCCCTGGCTCGGATTAGGGTAAAGCTGGAAACTTCCGGCGGCAAACAATTCTTCCACCGATGAACAGGTATACACCGTTCCGGTTACGGGTGTACGGCCGGTATTACATACGATATTGGTGTAATTCCAGTCGTAGAAGAAGTAATAGTAACCGGGACTTCCGGCGTTGCTGTTCGTAATGTTCACGCTGGGAGAGGTGTAAGGATACACTGCACCGGAGGAATTCCGGTAGAGGTCTACTAATCCGCGGCATTTAATAAAATAATTGTTTCCGGGATAAATGGGAATATCCAGGATCACCGCTGTGGGAGTAGAAGGTGATGCAGGAATGAATACCGTAGTGTCCTTGTAGAGATTTCCGTTTCCGTCCAGTATCTCAATGGTTCTGTTACCGGCGGAGTTGGAATAAACGGCTACGGTATTGAGTACGATGGGACTTAACACATCAAAGTACTGTCCGCGGATATCGTTGGCTACGAACATGGCGCCCGCTCCCATCGTGTTATTCAGTGGTCCAACCTGTCCGATACTGCCGTTCGGGAACGTTTCATCCACATACCAGGTTGTGGTGGCAGTGATGTTGGGATTATACGTAGGTCCGGTATTCACCTGGTTTCCTCCTCCCGGCGCATCCCACCAGCGAAGTGTTCCGCCGGAACCCGAGGCGGTGAGATTCACAATACCTCCGGGTGAACACACTGAATCACCCACAGTGGTTGGATTCGGATTGGTGCTGGAAGCGATGGTGATGTAATTTGTCTTCGTTTCTGTGTCCGTTCCGTTGGAATTGGAAACCGTAAGTGTTACGGTATAAGTTCCCGGGGTATTGTAATATACCAGCGGGGGATTCTGTCCGTTGAACGACGATGGTGTTCCGCCGGGGAAACTCCAGTTCCAGGACGTGGGAAGGAACGGAGAGTAGTCCGTGAACTGTATGGCAGTACCCGGACAATCAATTAATTTATTAGCGGAGAAATTCGCGATGGGAGCTTCACTGCCGGGAGTATAGAATGATGATTCCCAAACACCGCGTCCGTAAGTGGATGCGCGCAGTTTATTTCCTGCATAGTAGATCTCGATCTGAGTAACCACCACATTGGGGAGTCCTCCGCTGAACGGCTGCCATACGCTCATGGTTCCGTCAACGTAATAAACGCCGGCATCTGTTCCGATGTAAACACCGTCGTTCGTACCGTTATGGTAGGTGATGCAGTTTACCGGAATGTTGGGTAGTCCGCCCGACATATTGGTCCAGGTGGCACCCTGATCGGTGGTTTTTAAAACTTTGAGTGTATTGGTGAAACCCGAGAAAGTAACCCATACTTTGTTCGCATCTGTATTATGGCAGGCAATATAGGAAATGCTGCCGCCGGGAAGTGAGGTAACCTGTGTCCAGCTGCCTCCTCCGTTGGTTGTTTTATAGAGTGCGCCGCCTTTGGCTGCCCATACCACCTGTGTATTGGAAGGTGCAATGGCAATAGCAGAAATGGTGCTGGTTCCGGGAATATTTCCCATCACCGTCCAGTTCTGGCCCCCGTTGGTGCTGCGCCACATATTTACAAATCCGGCATAGAGTGTGCTTCCGGTGGTAGGACTTTCTTTCCAGGGTGTTACCCAGGCTCCTGTTTCCGTGATGCCGGTATTGGCACCCGACCAGGAAGTACCTCCGTTGGTAGAGCGGTTGAGAGATCCGTCGTACTGCGATCCCCACATATTATTATTGTTGAACTGGGAAATGAAACAGAGCATGCCATCGCCTCCCATCACTTCTGCCCAGGAACCGTTGTAGCGGTTCGTTCCGTTATCCTGCCATCCGGTGAGAAGCAGGTTGGCAGTGGTAGCCGACTGACCGAATCCATACATCTGGGAAATAGCCAGATCATTTCCGAGGTCTGTCCATGAACCGCCGCTGTTGGTAGTAACATAAACACCTCCGTCGCAGGCCATGTAATAGGAAGTTCCGCTGACAAAAACAATGTCGTGATAATCTACGTGCGTACCAAAGCCGTTCGAACTCCAGGAGGTTCCGTTATTGGTGGAACGCAGGAACTGTGTTTGTCCGCCAATCACAATTTCACTGGCACTGGTGGGCGAAGCGTCAATGCAGAGGTCGTACCACTGCTGGTTTCCGATATTGGGTGTGCTGGGTTGTGTAAAGCTGGCTCCGCTGTTGGTGGAATAATAGAACCCTTCGGTTCCGTAGTTAGGAGCAGGAAGTCCTGCAATGATATATACCTTGGTAGGATCTGCTTCTGTAACCGCAATCGCCATGCGTGAGCAGTTGGCGGCGGTGGGAAGCGGGCTTCCGGTGATCAGGTTCCAGGTTACTCCGTTATCGGTGGAGCGGTAGAACTGGTTGCCGGCAGCGTAAACCGTATTCGGATCGCCGGGTTTGAATTCCATGTCCTTGAAAGATCCGGTAGTGGAAATGTTCCAGGTTGCTCCGGCATCGGTAGAACGGTAAATGCCTCCGGAAGTGGCCACCAGCAGGATATTGCTGTTGGTGGGATGGATCATCACTTTACTCATCATCCGGATCTGTGAAGTCACAAACGTGAGTCCGGTGGTATTCCAGGTTTGTCCGCCGTCGGTGGACTTAAGAAGTCCCACAGAATAATTATCCCCCGCGTCGCCGTCGCCGGTGGCGAGGTACATAATTTGAGTATTGCTGGGATCAATAGCCACATCGGTACATCCGATCACGAAGGGCAGCTGGTCGGTATTGGTGGTCCAGTTCTGTCCGCCGTTGGTAGATTTCCACAATCCGCCGGAAGGAGAGCCTGTCCAGAGGATCTGGGAATTATTCGGGTCAACCCGGATGAAATTACAACGGCCGTTCCCTCCACCGGAGGGAGTGGTTTGCGGTCCTACAAAAGTCCAATTCCCGGCCTGGAATCCTCCGGTCTGCTGGCGGTAATTTTGCATTTCCATCCACACGGCGGCGGGATTGAAACGTTCGCCGGTAGCAGAAACGCGCGGAGCGTGGAACCATTCCCAGCGTTTGTATTGTTTATATCCTGGAATTTTAACCGGGTCGGAGCCGTTAGCCGAGCGGTAGGTGGAGATGTAATCATTTTTGTACGCGTTGAACGTAGCCTGTACGTCAAAGAAATTCGCGTTGGGGTCCTGCATTTTGCTTACCCAGTCGTGCACCTGCTGAGCCGAGAGGGTGCCGCTTAGGACAACTGCGAAGCAGAACATCGCGAAACGTGAAAGATTTTTCATGGGCTTGATTTTGGTTTTGGTCTTGGTCTTTTTAAGGTTAGTAAATGTAGGGCAAGGATTCGGGAGATGCAAATTCAAAGGCGCCGTTCATCCCAATTGTCTTTAACCTACTGATTGTCAGGGAAGAGTTGTAGAAAGTGGAATGCAATAGAAACCTGAAAACTGCTATATTTGTTTCCCGAAAAAAATGGGGGATTAGCTCAGCTGGCTAGAGCGTTTGCATGGCATGCAAAAGGTCATCGGTTCGACTCCGATATTCTCCACCAAAGAAGGTTTGATCAGATGCCCTTCATTGTATACATCTTGTATTCTGAGTCCTCAGACAAATACTACACTGGTCATACTGAATTTCAGGAAAATAGAATCTTCCGACACAATAATTCCGGTAGCAGATCTACAAAACATGCCAAAGACTGGGAGTTGAAGTATAAGGAGGAGTTTCCAACTCGATCTGAAGCAATGAAGCGTGAGAGGGAAATAAAAAAGAAGAAAAGCAGGAAATATATTGAAAGAATTATCGGCCAAGCTGGCTAGGCGTCCCGCGTGAAACGCGGGAAGGTCATCGGTTCGACTCCGATATTCTCCACAATGAATATGAGTTCAGAGTTACAGCAACTCAAATAGAGTTTATAAAAAAGTGATGAAGAGTAGGATTTTTTTAAACAAGGAATTCCCGGTGAATGCCAGAGCGCCCCGAGACATCGGGGAGGTCATCGGTATTCTTCACACAAATTGAAAGGGTACAATATGATTTTTTGTTTTTGCACTAATGAAGATATGACTGTTTCTTTGGCGCGGGGTTTTTTTACTGCCAATTAAGCATGTTGCAATTTTCTTCCTGACCCGGGGAACCGAACAGGGCATGTTCTTCGATGAATCCTTCTTTTTACAGCCTTAACTTCCCACCTATTTACCTGATTATTAGGGTAGTTTCTTTAAAAATTTGTACATTTGCGCCCCATGACCCGGAAGGTATTTACGGCACCGGCTGTTATTATCACATTGATAGTTAGCATCTTAGTTCCCTCCTGTGTCAGCCGCAAGGATGTAGCCTACTTTCAGCCGAAAGAGCACTCCGGAGATTCGGAAAAAACAACGGTTCAAACGCAGTTCGTACATAAGCTCGGAAGCGGGGATATTCTCGGCATCATGGTGGCTTCCTTAAGCCCCGAAGCCAGCGCTTTATTCAATCCCTTCCCGGCAGTACTCAATAGCACAATGAACCAGACCAACCAAACCAATGCCCCTGCGGCTGCCACAGGATACATGGTAGACCTGGAGGGAAATATTACCATCCCGCTCATCGGTAAACTCAACGTGAAAGGATACACCACCGCTCAGCTTACCGATACACTGAGCATTAAACTGATCAAGTATCTGAAAGAACCTACAGTGAGTGTTCGCGTGCTGAATTTCCGCGTTTCTATTATGGGAGAGGTCAACCGCCCTTCTGTTTATACTATTCCCAACGAAAAGATTACCCTTCCGGAAGCCCTGAGCCTGGCGGGTGATCTCACCATCTACGGGAACCGGAAGAACATCCTGGTTATACGTGAGGTGAACGGACAAAGAGAATTTGCACGTATAGACCTCACCAAAAGAGATTTTTTTAATTCGCCGTATTATTATCTGCAGAGCAACGACCTTGTGTATGTAGAACCCGGCAAGGGAAAGTATAATTCTACCGACCGTACGGTTCAGCTGGCACCCATTGTGATCAGCAGTTTAACCCTGATGACCCTTATTTATTCTGCTTTTGTACGATGAGCAACGGAACCGGACCAGCTATTGATCCCCGCTTCCAGGGCGAACGGGAAGAGGAACCGGTGAACCTCCGCGAGCTGGTGTTCAGGTACCTGGCCTATTGGAAATGGTTTGTGGTATCAGTGATCGCCTGTGTTTTCTGCGGATATGTTTACCTCCGATATTCTCCCGTGAAATACAGCATTAAGGCCTCCATCCTGGTAAAAGATGAGAAGAAAGGCATAGGGCAGGATGCTATGCTGAAGGAACTGGACATTTTCGGATCCAATAAAGTAGTGGAAAATGAAATGGAGATCTTGCGCTCCTTTACACTGATGTCTAAAGTAGTTCATGACCTGAACCTGAATATACGGTATTACTCAAAAAAGAAGGTAAAGGACTCTGAGATCTATAATAACTGTCCTGTGCTGGTGGAGTTGGTGGGAGATTCAGGTGATGGATTTATAGAACCGATTCATCTGCATATTGTGGGCGGAAAAACCGTGGAGTTGGATGGTAAACCGGTAGAGC
Coding sequences within:
- a CDS encoding polysaccharide biosynthesis/export family protein, with product MTRKVFTAPAVIITLIVSILVPSCVSRKDVAYFQPKEHSGDSEKTTVQTQFVHKLGSGDILGIMVASLSPEASALFNPFPAVLNSTMNQTNQTNAPAAATGYMVDLEGNITIPLIGKLNVKGYTTAQLTDTLSIKLIKYLKEPTVSVRVLNFRVSIMGEVNRPSVYTIPNEKITLPEALSLAGDLTIYGNRKNILVIREVNGQREFARIDLTKRDFFNSPYYYLQSNDLVYVEPGKGKYNSTDRTVQLAPIVISSLTLMTLIYSAFVR
- a CDS encoding T9SS type A sorting domain-containing protein — its product is MKNLSRFAMFCFAVVLSGTLSAQQVHDWVSKMQDPNANFFDVQATFNAYKNDYISTYRSANGSDPVKIPGYKQYKRWEWFHAPRVSATGERFNPAAVWMEMQNYRQQTGGFQAGNWTFVGPQTTPSGGGNGRCNFIRVDPNNSQILWTGSPSGGLWKSTNGGQNWTTNTDQLPFVIGCTDVAIDPSNTQIMYLATGDGDAGDNYSVGLLKSTDGGQTWNTTGLTFVTSQIRMMSKVMIHPTNSNILLVATSGGIYRSTDAGATWNISTTGSFKDMEFKPGDPNTVYAAGNQFYRSTDNGVTWNLITGSPLPTAANCSRMAIAVTEADPTKVYIIAGLPAPNYGTEGFYYSTNSGASFTQPSTPNIGNQQWYDLCIDASPTSASEIVIGGQTQFLRSTNNGTSWSSNGFGTHVDYHDIVFVSGTSYYMACDGGVYVTTNSGGSWTDLGNDLAISQMYGFGQSATTANLLLTGWQDNGTNRYNGSWAEVMGGDGMLCFISQFNNNNMWGSQYDGSLNRSTNGGTSWSGANTGITETGAWVTPWKESPTTGSTLYAGFVNMWRSTNGGQNWTVMGNIPGTSTISAIAIAPSNTQVVWAAKGGALYKTTNGGGSWTQVTSLPGGSISYIACHNTDANKVWVTFSGFTNTLKVLKTTDQGATWTNMSGGLPNIPVNCITYHNGTNDGVYIGTDAGVYYVDGTMSVWQPFSGGLPNVVVTQIEIYYAGNKLRASTYGRGVWESSFYTPGSEAPIANFSANKLIDCPGTAIQFTDYSPFLPTSWNWSFPGGTPSSFNGQNPPLVYYNTPGTYTVTLTVSNSNGTDTETKTNYITIASSTNPNPTTVGDSVCSPGGIVNLTASGSGGTLRWWDAPGGGNQVNTGPTYNPNITATTTWYVDETFPNGSIGQVGPLNNTMGAGAMFVANDIRGQYFDVLSPIVLNTVAVYSNSAGNRTIEILDGNGNLYKDTTVFIPASPSTPTAVILDIPIYPGNNYFIKCRGLVDLYRNSSGAVYPYTSPSVNITNSNAGSPGYYYFFYDWNYTNIVCNTGRTPVTGTVYTCSSVEELFAAGSFQLYPNPSQGQFELNFETLAKDDYTIRIYNSIGQVVFEEKMGDFSGNYHRQINISASGKGIYMLEVSNGKADAYKKVITY
- a CDS encoding GIY-YIG nuclease family protein; protein product: MPFIVYILYSESSDKYYTGHTEFQENRIFRHNNSGSRSTKHAKDWELKYKEEFPTRSEAMKREREIKKKKSRKYIERIIGQAG